CCAGGACGAGGCTCCGTCCAGCGACGACGCCTCGTACAGAGACGGTGAGATGGTCTGCAGCCCGGACAGCCAGATGACCATGTGGAAGCCCACCGCCTGCCAGATCGACATGAAGATCAACGCGGCCAGGGCGGTGTGGGTGTTCCCCAACCAGTCCGGTCCATGGATGCCGATCTTGCCCAGCAAGCTGTTGATCAACCCGTTCGGCTGGTACATGAAGGTCCACAAGATGGAGACGACGACCATGGACGTCACCACCGGCAGAAAGTAGACGGTGCGAAAGAAGTTGACCCCCCGTACTTTGGTGTTGATCAGCAGGGCCAGGCACAGGGCGAGGCCGGCCTGTACGGGGACAATGACCAGCCCGAAGACAATCGTATTGCGCAGCGACTTCCAGAAGGTTTGGTCGGCGAACAGTCGACTGAAGTTGTCGAACCCGATGAATCGGATGGGCTCCGGCGAGATGAGCTTCGCGTCGGTGAACGCCAGGGTGAACGTCAACGCGATCGGCACGATGACGAAGGTCACGAGTAGTACGGCAGCTGGTGCGATCATCCACGCGCTGACGGTGGTCTGCGACCTGGCGCGCCCGGCGGCGAGGCGGCGGTGTAGGGCGGCGCTGGGCGCCACGGGTGGTCGGAACTGCACTGACTGACTCATGGGTCTGCTCCTTCGATGACCCTGGGGCCCTGCCCGGATGTGATGACCCGGGCAGGGCCGACTGGCGTGCTAGGAGAAGTTGTTGTTGGACTTCTGGTTCGCGTCGATATCCGATACGGCCTGATCCAGGGATGCCTTCGGATCTGCGCCGTTCAGGATGTCCTGCGCTGTCTTGGTGAACTCGGTGGCGATGAATGGATATCCCGGTGTGGGCGGGCGGATCATGGCGAATTTCTTCGAGTACTGCCGGAAGATGTCGTAAGCCCCGCCAGGTTCGTAACCTTTGACGGTGCTGGCCGCAGCGTCGGTGGCCGGGATGTTGAAGGTTGCCGTCGCGACGGACGCGACGTACTTGTCCTGGGAGGCGAACTTCATGTAGTCCATTGCCCCTGCCTGGTTCGAGCACCCGGAGCTGACCGCCCACTGCCAAGAGCCGCCACCAATCTTCGGGCCGCTCCCGAAGTCCACCGGTGGGAGGAACACGACGTCACTGCCGAACTTCTTCACCAGCGGCGCTGCGGACCATTGCCCCGACCAGAGGATGGCGCTGACCCCGTTGCCGAAGTCGGCGGCCGGGTCTGCGCCGGCCTTGAGTGGCATGTACCCCTGGGTCACCATGGAGCGGAACCAGGTGGCCCACTTCATCGCTGCCGGGCCGTTGAGTGCACCGTCGGCGCTCTTGAAGTCTGTCCGGTTGATCAGGTCGCCGCCAAAGCTCTGCAGCAGCGGTGAGTAGGCGTAGGGCCACCACTCGCCGGTGGCGCTGGTGCCCAGGTCCAGGGCGTACTTGAACTTGCCGGCCGCCTTGATCTTCGCCAGAGCAGCATTGAATTCCGCTGCGGTCCATGGCTTGTCGATGGTCGGAATCCGGATGCCGTTCGCGGTCAACACGGACTTCCGGCTGATCATCGTGAGGGCGACGTCGTAGTATCCGAAAGAGTATGTCTGGCCGTTCCATTTGCCGACGGTGGAGGGCAGAAATTTCCCGAGAGTGCTATCCATACCGGTCAGCGGTGACAGGTATTTCGCCCAAGCCCAGTTCGGCACGTTCGGGGCGTCGACATCCAGAATGCACGGGAGTTTCTTCGCCGCGGCCGCGGCGGTCACCGACTGGTTGTAGGAGTCCTGCGGGAAGGCCTGCACCTTCACCTGGTAGGTGGGTTGGCTCTTGTTGTAGTCGGCGACGATGGCGTTGATCGCGCCTAGCTCCCCTGGGTTGCCAGCGTTGTGTGTCCACAGTGTCAACGTGTTGCCGCTGCTGCCACCCGAACCGCTGTTGCTTTTGGCGCAGCTGGCCATGGTCACCGCCAAGGTGACGGCTAGACTCGCTGCCGCGAGGCGCGTGAGGGTACGGTGTGCCACTGGTTCCTCCTGTAGTTGAGATCCGGGCACGCGCCCGGATCGCGAGACGACCGCGGTAACGGTCGTTCCTCGTGTGGTGATGAGCGCCGCCCCGAGTTCGGGACTGTGACGAGACTCAGGCTCGGGGCGGCGAGCTCACTGATGCACGACGCACCAGCGGGCAGGGCAACAATTGGTGCAGGGCAGGGGCTTTGCCCTCGGTGTCGATCTGGTCAAGGAGGGTCTTCACTGCCCATTGGCCCATCGCATAGTGCGGGAGTGCCATGGTGGTCAGCCCCGGTCGGAGGCTGGCCGACAGGATGTCCTGGTCGTCGAATCCGACGATCGAGACGTCAGCCGGGACCGATAGTCCGAGTTCGGCGGCTGCCTGATAGGCGCCGAAAGCCACTCGGTCGTTGTAGCAGAACAGCCCGGTGGGGCGATCCGACCTACTGAGCACAGCATGTGCGGATTCGAACCCACCCCGAGATTCTCCGGACCCGGCCTGCACGAGCGCAGGGTCGAAAGCGATTCCGTAGACCTCAAGCGCCTGCCGGTACCCGATGAGCCGCGCACGGGTTGCCGGTACGTCAGCGGAATCCGTCAGGAATCCGATCCGACGATGACCGTGAGACAACAGTTCCTCGACCGCGGCCCTGGCCCCACCGACTTCATCCGGGACGACGGAGCTGAACTCACCGCTCTCGGTGCGGGCATCCAGCAAAACCGCTTTGGTGCCGCGCAAGCGGCTCGGCGGCGTCAGGACACGATGAAACATCGAGGCGTAGATGATGCCGTCCACCTGGCGATCGATCAATGCCCTGACCTCGACATCCTCGAGGTCGGTATTGCCACCCGAGGACAGCAACAACAGTAACGACCCGGCCTCCGCCGCGGCGTCCTGTGCGCCGAGGATCATCTGACCCGCGAAGGGCGTGGTGGCCACATAGTCAGAAACGAACCCGATCGTGTGGGTCCGTTGACTACGCAAACCCTGCGCGAGGAGGTTCGGCCGATACCCCAACTGATCAGCGACTTCGCGAATACGCTGCCTGGTGCTCTCCGCGATCCGCTTACCCGGGACCTCGTTGAGCACATGCGACACGGTCGTGACAGAGAAGCCGGCACCGTCCGCCACATCGCGGATACCCATCGGCCTGGCCTGCATCTTTGCTCCGCCCAATCGGTTTGTCACTGGATTGGGACAAGAGTCCTGCATCACACCGCGACTGTCAACAGGTGGCGGGGTATTCACCCATTGAGCCCCCTTCCACCTGGCTCCGGAGGCTCGTGCATCGACACGCGGGCTCCCAGGGGGACGTTTCCACCTGGGTTGATCGATCCGGCAAGTCGTTTTGGCACGCTCAGTCTGGGCCAGCAAATCCGCCTTCGTCAGCTGCGGCCGCCAGTTTCGCTTGTCGGCTGACTCCCGGCAGTACGTGTGGCGAAGCTGCACCTCGCTGGCCAACACCGCCGTCCGTACGTCCGGGACTAGGTCGTTCGTTCCGCACGACTCTCTGGGGCGGCACGCGGGGCAATTGCCGCCGACCGAGCCACCTGCAGTTTGGGGAACGTCGACTGGACAGGGCGGCGTTCAACAGACGGAGTTGATCTTCCTTCTGCTTCCCCGATCGCAATGTGGGCACCAGAGGGAAGAGTGTCTAGATTGAACGGCCTGATCGGTGCTCTGACGTGGGGCGAGTCGGGCTCGAACCGACGACCTGACGGATTATGAGTCCGCTGCTCTGACCAACTGAGCTACCGCCCCGGCGAGAACCCTACCGGGAGTCGAGCCCGGATCCGGAATCCGACCGAGCGTGCGAGCCGTGCCGGATGAGCCTCCGGCCTGATGGACTATCAGGCCCGATGGTCGCCCGGCCCGGTCGACAATCCCAGTACGGAGGCGGGCACGGGAACCCCCGGCCGGAGGTCGGGCGACGCCACCGGTTCGCCGTATCGCGGCGACAACGGCACCACACCGGCCCAGGCGTCACCCGCCATGTCGACGGCGCTGTCCTCGGGCCACCCGTCGGTCACCTTCAAGGACCACTTCTCGATCGGCAGTGCCAGCACCAGGGTGGAGGCCATCTCTTTTGCGGTGGAGGCGCGCACCTCGGCCAGGCGGCCCGGGATGAGAGCGTCGGTCAGAACGTCCAGTGCTCGGCGCTTGGCCGCAGTCTCGGCGATCACGGTGCAGCGGCCGAAGAGCACCGCACTTCGGTAGTTCATGCCCGATTCGAACGCGGTCCGGGCGACCTGCAGCCCGTCGAGAGCCGTGACGGCCAGGGACGTCTCGACGCCCGAGGCCAGCGTCCGCAGCCACGGGGAACCCGTCGAACCATGGGCCAGGACCACGTCCCGATCGCGAGCCACCGCGATCGGCAACACGACCGGGTACTCACCGACGATCAAGGCGAAGTGGCCGAGGTGGACCTCGTCGAGCAGCACGTCCAGCGCGGCTCGATCGGTCACGGCCTTGTGCTTCATCCGGGTCAGTTCGACGCTGCTCACCGTGTGATTCTCCCCGGAACCCACTCGAGGCGACGACACCGCGGGTCCAGCCCGCCCTGCGCCACTGTTCGCCCGGCGCGGCCACGACCGTCGGGCACCCGACGCGGGTGCCTGCGCCCAAGACCGGTTGACCGGATTTTCTGCGGGCGCCAGTGCCCTCAAAAGGGCAAACGAAGCGAGTCGGCCCGGACGGCCTCCGATAGCGGTCCGACAGGTTCGAACCACCCCGTTCGGTGGGCTATTCTTGTCCAGCACGCGCTGCTCGCAGGGCGTGCTGGTCCTCCGTAGCTCAATTGGCAGAGCATCCGACTGTTAATCGGACGGTTACTGGTTCGAGTCCAGTCGGGGGAGCGTCATTGCAGGTCAGAGGCGGTCCCGGACGTGAGTCCGCGGGCCGCCTCTGACGTTTGCGGTTAACCGCCCTTCGGCCGGGAACGTGTCGGCCGATCGACCCGATCACGTCGGGAACACCGCTTCCACTCGGGGCCGCTCGGGGTTGTCGAGCGCGGCGACCTGGCTTGCCGAACGCCCGGAGTGGGTCAAGCGGTCAACGTGTACTTCGTGCCGCGACCTGATCGACCCTCATCGCTGGTGAGTCCCCGTGATCCGCCCGCGGGCGACCACCGAGGCCTTGATCGCGGCCAGGAGCTTGCGGGGTCGGGCCTTGAGCAGGCCATCGGCATCGGGGCCGTCGATCAGACGGTCGGCCAGTGCGTAGATCTCGAAGACGTAGCGGTGTGGGCCGTGGCCTTTGAGCGGTTCGGGTCCGCGGTAGCCGCGACCGAGAGTGGAGCGCAGCAGGGTGACTCCGGGCGCGGGATGGTCCTTGTCGAGGGCGCCGCTGGGGAGTTCGTTCGGTGTCGAAAGGCCGGCTGGGTCGATGATCGCCATGCAGTGGACAGGTGGCTTCGAAACCGCTGGGGCGTCGAGGTCCTCGACCACCAGCAGCAGTTCGGTGGTGCCGGCCGGGGGCGGGCTCCACCGCAGGTGAGGGGAAACGTTGCCACCGCCGACCCGTTTGCCGGCGTACCGCGAATCCAGCGGGCTGCCGTGGGAGAAATCGGCGCTGGTGATCTCGATGGTGTCCACCGCCGTGAGATGCGGTTGGTTCCATGTGTGCTCTCGTTCGTGGGGGCGTTGGTTGCGCAGGAGCGTGCCGAGCAGTGTCATGAGGGTCCTTGTCCCGGGCGTGAGTTGCGTCCGTGGGCGGGTGCGGGGGGTGCCGTGTGGGTGGGGTTCTCTGGTGGTGAGTTCAAGGCGCCGACGATGCGGGCGAGCATCGCGAGGTCGAGTGGCGCGAGTGCGGCCAGGGTCGGGGGCGGTTCGGTGAGAATCCGTCTCGCCGCCGCGGCGACCTGAAGTCCGGTATCGGTCAGCTGGACGAGTTTGCGGCGGTTGTCGTCGGGGTGTGGCCCTCGGGTGACGAGTCCGCGACGTTGGAGCTGGTCCACGGCGACGGTGGCGGCGGGCGGGTCGACCTGTGCGGTCTCGGCGATCTCGCGCAGCGTCATCGGTCCCTGGGCCAGCTTGATCAGTGCCTCGGCCTTCCCGAGGCCGAGGTCCAGCTCGAGCCGCAGTGCCCGGCGCCGGTCCTGTCCGGCCACGAAGGCCTGGAGGTCCGCCCAGATCTGGGTCGCCCCGGCCGGCTCCGGCGCAGCTTCCGGGTGGCCGGCGTCTTCGGGATTCACGCGATCGTCTCCGTCGGTTGGTTGCTCGATCGTTGCGCCCGATCGGCCCGTGGGCCCGAGAGCGTCAACCGAAGAAGTCATATGGTTGTTATAGCACAACCATTGTGTGTGTCAGCGGCCGAATCCGGCCGACCGACTGTCCGGGGCGCCTACCGGTACCGCGCGCTCGGAGCGCCCGATCTCGGGGCCGCCTCGCCACGCCCTCGTCCTGACCGGTCCAGCGTGGCCGATATATGGACCGCGACCGGCTCGGCCGCCGCAGCGGCTATCGTCTATGAGCAACGCCGAGCCGGTGGACCGCTCCGACTGAGGTGTGAACGATCGAGGGAGTTCACCTGATGTTCCGATTCCTGGCCGGCGTCGGCCTGGGCTACGTTCTGGGCTCACGGGCCGGCCGCGAGCGCTACGAACAGATCAAACGTTGGACGACCCGCGCCGTCGACCACCCCGCAGTGCAGGGTGCGGCCGGATTCGTGCAGGCCAAGGTGTCCGAGAAACTGCACCTGTCCTGACGTCTCAGGGGGCGATGGGCCCGCGGTTGGCTGTGACCTCCACCCCGCCCATGACGGCCACGCCCTTGATCCGCAGGCTCGGCGTCCCCGGCCCGTAGCTCTGCCTGACCTTGTCCTCGAACGCGCCCATGATGCCGACCCCCTCCACGATCACGGTCAGGCCCGCGGGCACCACGATCTGCACGCTGCCCATGACGGCCGTCACGTTCATGACGGTCGCTCGGCCCGACAACGTCGCCTCGGAGAAATCGAGCTCGACGCCGCCCATGACGGCCACCACGTTGATGTGCGCCGGGGCGGTCCACGGCCCCCTGCGCTCCACCCCTGACATGATCGCGACCAGCTTTCCCCGTGGCACCCCGCCGGCCATGGACAGTGCCGACTCAGGTGGCGTCACGGGTGCGCTCACCGGCTTGACGAACGACAGGTGCGCACCCGGCAGATCGCTGGTCACCGGCACCAGGTCGGCGAGAGTCTTTGCCGCATAGACGGAATCGAGGCGGGTCTCGAGTTCGGCCATCGAGATCCGGCCCTCGGACATCGCCGTCTGCAGCAGCTGCGCGGCGCGTTCCCGGTCTTCGTTCGAGGCTCGCATCGGCGGTGGGGCGGGGACGGGCGTCGGTTCTTCGTCGGTCACCCTGGAGATCGTAGAGGCCGGTGGCTACTCGAGAAGGAACGGCGCCCGGAGTTCTGCCGTCACGTCGGCCACCGCCTCGAGGAATCCTGGGGCGTGGGCGTCGGCCCCCGGATCGAGCCGGATCTGGGTGGTCAGGCCATCGCGACCGGGCACGCGGCGCAGCACCACCCAACCACCGGCCCGCGGCCAGGGCAGATGTCGACTCGCGGCCACCGAGCGCCGGACCCTGGTGTGCACGACGTCGGTCAACCGGTTGGTCCCGGCCAGCTCGAAGGACCGGACGGGCTGATCGAGGAGCACCGCCGTCCCGTCCGGCGTCATCTCCACCTGCGCCGCAACCACCACGGTCAGGGTCAGATCGGTCAACCGGGCCTTGGAGATCAGCTCCCAGTTCCACCGGGCCACCTCTTCGCCGACCACCCACAGGCCGAACCGGCTGACCGCCAGCGACCGGCCGTCGGCCAGCGGGGCCACCAGCTGGACGTCCTCCCCCGGGTCGATCGCGGCCACCAGGGACGGCGGCAGCGGCGGACGGCGGAGCGCGAAGGGCCACCTCGGCGCCATCGGTCAGGCTCCCCGGGCGCGTTCGGACAGCGCCCGGCGGTACTTGGCCATCTCGGCCAGGTCGGCGTTGAGTTGCCCGGCCCGTTGGCTGTCGCCGCTGGCCTCGGCCCGCTGCAGTTCCGACCGAAGGGCCGCCTCGTTGATCTTCGCCACGCGAAGCTGAAGGTCGGCCAGAATGGCTCCGGCGTAACGCGTCTCGTCGTCGGACTTGGTGCGCAGGGGCTCGATGGCCAGCTCCGTGATCAAGGAGCGCAGCATCCCGGGAGCCAGGTGCTCGCCGATCGAGGTGACCCAGGCGGTCGCCCCCGCGGTGGTGGCCGCGGCCGGGCCGCCGGCCGCCTGCACAGCCAGGTGGAGGGCCCGGTAGGCCGGATCGGTGAACGCCGCCTCGTCGACCTGGCTGTAGTCACCGGCCAGCAGAAGCGGTTGCTGCAGGACGAGTTTCAGCGCTTCCCGCTCGGAGAAGGTACGGCTGTCCCGCGGGCTGGGCCGGGCCACCACCGGCTGGCCCGGGGTGTCCGGCTGATCCGTCGCCCGGCGCGCCCGACGATCGGCGATGTTCGCCGCCTTCGCCTCGGCTGCCGCGTGCTGTCGCACCCGGGAGCCGATGGTCTGCAGGTCGGCGCCGAGCCATCCGGCCAGCTGCAGGGCATAGCCGTCACGCGTGTCCGGTTCCTTGATCCGGGCGACCATCGGGATGGTCGCAGCCGCCGCGGCCACCCGACCCTCGACGGTATCGAGGTCGAAGCCGGCCAGCATCGACTTGATCGCGAAGGCGAACAACGGCTGACGGGCGGCGACCAGCTCACGGACCGCTCCATCGCCGTGCGCCTGCCGGAGTTCGCACGGGTCCATCCCGTCCGGGGCCACGGCGATGAACGTGTTGGACGCGAACCGTTGATCGGAGTCGTAGGCCTTCAACGCCGCCTTCTGGCCGGCCGAGTCCCCGTCGAAGGTGTAGATGACCTGTCCCCGGATCACCTCGTTGTC
This window of the Nakamurella panacisegetis genome carries:
- a CDS encoding DUF1707 SHOCT-like domain-containing protein, with amino-acid sequence MTDEEPTPVPAPPPMRASNEDRERAAQLLQTAMSEGRISMAELETRLDSVYAAKTLADLVPVTSDLPGAHLSFVKPVSAPVTPPESALSMAGGVPRGKLVAIMSGVERRGPWTAPAHINVVAVMGGVELDFSEATLSGRATVMNVTAVMGSVQIVVPAGLTVIVEGVGIMGAFEDKVRQSYGPGTPSLRIKGVAVMGGVEVTANRGPIAP
- a CDS encoding pyridoxamine 5'-phosphate oxidase family protein, producing the protein MSSVELTRMKHKAVTDRAALDVLLDEVHLGHFALIVGEYPVVLPIAVARDRDVVLAHGSTGSPWLRTLASGVETSLAVTALDGLQVARTAFESGMNYRSAVLFGRCTVIAETAAKRRALDVLTDALIPGRLAEVRASTAKEMASTLVLALPIEKWSLKVTDGWPEDSAVDMAGDAWAGVVPLSPRYGEPVASPDLRPGVPVPASVLGLSTGPGDHRA
- a CDS encoding ABC transporter substrate-binding protein — its product is MAHRTLTRLAAASLAVTLAVTMASCAKSNSGSGGSSGNTLTLWTHNAGNPGELGAINAIVADYNKSQPTYQVKVQAFPQDSYNQSVTAAAAAKKLPCILDVDAPNVPNWAWAKYLSPLTGMDSTLGKFLPSTVGKWNGQTYSFGYYDVALTMISRKSVLTANGIRIPTIDKPWTAAEFNAALAKIKAAGKFKYALDLGTSATGEWWPYAYSPLLQSFGGDLINRTDFKSADGALNGPAAMKWATWFRSMVTQGYMPLKAGADPAADFGNGVSAILWSGQWSAAPLVKKFGSDVVFLPPVDFGSGPKIGGGSWQWAVSSGCSNQAGAMDYMKFASQDKYVASVATATFNIPATDAAASTVKGYEPGGAYDIFRQYSKKFAMIRPPTPGYPFIATEFTKTAQDILNGADPKASLDQAVSDIDANQKSNNNFS
- the dnaG gene encoding DNA primase, with amino-acid sequence MAGRISDADKERVRDANRIDSVVGDYVALKGAGGGNLKGLCPFHDEKTPSFQVSPTRGTYHCFGCGQGGDVFAFIAGIEHLDFVEAVQRLADRVGITLTMIEGGTSTRVERGSRSRLIAANKAAAAFYAAQLATDDAAPARAFLAERGFDDEAARQFSCGYAPAGWDQLFKALTAQGFTVEELDKAGLINRNGQRGPIDRFHRRLLWAIHDAAGDVVGFGARRLYDDDRLEAKYINTSETPLYKKSQLLYGLDLAKKEIARQRQVVVVEGYTDVMAMHLAGVTTAVASCGTAFGEEHISVLRRYLLDNEVIRGQVIYTFDGDSAGQKAALKAYDSDQRFASNTFIAVAPDGMDPCELRQAHGDGAVRELVAARQPLFAFAIKSMLAGFDLDTVEGRVAAAAATIPMVARIKEPDTRDGYALQLAGWLGADLQTIGSRVRQHAAAEAKAANIADRRARRATDQPDTPGQPVVARPSPRDSRTFSEREALKLVLQQPLLLAGDYSQVDEAAFTDPAYRALHLAVQAAGGPAAATTAGATAWVTSIGEHLAPGMLRSLITELAIEPLRTKSDDETRYAGAILADLQLRVAKINEAALRSELQRAEASGDSQRAGQLNADLAEMAKYRRALSERARGA
- a CDS encoding YbhB/YbcL family Raf kinase inhibitor-like protein, with amino-acid sequence MTLLGTLLRNQRPHEREHTWNQPHLTAVDTIEITSADFSHGSPLDSRYAGKRVGGGNVSPHLRWSPPPAGTTELLLVVEDLDAPAVSKPPVHCMAIIDPAGLSTPNELPSGALDKDHPAPGVTLLRSTLGRGYRGPEPLKGHGPHRYVFEIYALADRLIDGPDADGLLKARPRKLLAAIKASVVARGRITGTHQR
- a CDS encoding MarR family winged helix-turn-helix transcriptional regulator, with the protein product MNPEDAGHPEAAPEPAGATQIWADLQAFVAGQDRRRALRLELDLGLGKAEALIKLAQGPMTLREIAETAQVDPPAATVAVDQLQRRGLVTRGPHPDDNRRKLVQLTDTGLQVAAAARRILTEPPPTLAALAPLDLAMLARIVGALNSPPENPTHTAPPAPAHGRNSRPGQGPS
- a CDS encoding LacI family DNA-binding transcriptional regulator, which produces MQARPMGIRDVADGAGFSVTTVSHVLNEVPGKRIAESTRQRIREVADQLGYRPNLLAQGLRSQRTHTIGFVSDYVATTPFAGQMILGAQDAAAEAGSLLLLLSSGGNTDLEDVEVRALIDRQVDGIIYASMFHRVLTPPSRLRGTKAVLLDARTESGEFSSVVPDEVGGARAAVEELLSHGHRRIGFLTDSADVPATRARLIGYRQALEVYGIAFDPALVQAGSGESRGGFESAHAVLSRSDRPTGLFCYNDRVAFGAYQAAAELGLSVPADVSIVGFDDQDILSASLRPGLTTMALPHYAMGQWAVKTLLDQIDTEGKAPALHQLLPCPLVRRASVSSPPRA
- a CDS encoding carbohydrate ABC transporter permease; amino-acid sequence: MSQSVQFRPPVAPSAALHRRLAAGRARSQTTVSAWMIAPAAVLLVTFVIVPIALTFTLAFTDAKLISPEPIRFIGFDNFSRLFADQTFWKSLRNTIVFGLVIVPVQAGLALCLALLINTKVRGVNFFRTVYFLPVVTSMVVVSILWTFMYQPNGLINSLLGKIGIHGPDWLGNTHTALAALIFMSIWQAVGFHMVIWLSGLQTISPSLYEASSLDGASSWQNFRFVTWPGLRQTRTFILITITISALSLFTQVNIMTQGGPLDSTSTVVYQAVRTGFQQQQTGYASAISLVFFILVLAVAMVQRFLTRDKDAR